In uncultured Fibrobacter sp., a single window of DNA contains:
- the ffh gene encoding signal recognition particle protein, giving the protein MFSQLTDSLESTLKNLRGQGKLTEENVAESLREVRRAFLEADVNFNVTRDFVKAVKEKAMGSEVLTSVTPGQQIVKIIHDELVAVMGGETKEINLSGPAPVGIMMVGLQGSGKTTFAGKIALWMRSKKKRKPLLVAADVYRPAAIKQLQVLGKSIGIPVYDEGQGNPVEIIKHGYQYAKDNGFDLVIYDTAGRLQIDEELMQELEKARDAVHPDEILFVADAMIGQEAVNVAETFWQRLSFTGVCLSKMDGDTRGGAALSIKKMTGVPICFIGVGEKLPEIELFHPDRMASRILGMGDVVSLVEKAQQVIDEKDAKDLKKKILNNTFDLNDFLNQLRTIKKLGRIKDILSLIPGLNKLPIDQIDEKELVYVEAVLSSMTPKERKKPQILDGSRKARVAKGSGTEIGRVNAVIKQYETMKEMFKKVGDMARKQNNGGQVGSNYTPPKDKKKKKKK; this is encoded by the coding sequence ATGTTTTCACAGCTGACTGACTCTCTAGAATCTACTCTCAAGAACCTGCGCGGGCAGGGCAAGCTCACCGAAGAAAATGTCGCCGAATCGCTGCGCGAAGTGCGCCGTGCGTTTCTCGAAGCCGACGTGAACTTCAACGTGACCCGCGATTTCGTAAAGGCCGTCAAGGAAAAGGCCATGGGCTCCGAAGTGCTTACCTCGGTGACCCCCGGTCAGCAGATTGTGAAAATCATCCACGACGAACTCGTGGCCGTGATGGGTGGCGAAACCAAGGAAATCAACCTTTCGGGCCCCGCTCCGGTGGGCATCATGATGGTCGGTCTGCAGGGTTCCGGTAAAACAACCTTCGCCGGCAAGATTGCCCTCTGGATGCGCAGCAAGAAAAAACGCAAGCCGCTCCTGGTGGCCGCCGACGTGTACCGCCCCGCCGCTATCAAGCAGCTGCAGGTACTCGGCAAGTCAATCGGCATTCCCGTTTACGACGAAGGCCAGGGAAATCCGGTCGAAATCATCAAGCACGGTTACCAGTACGCCAAGGATAACGGATTTGACCTGGTGATTTACGATACCGCAGGCCGTCTGCAGATTGACGAAGAATTGATGCAGGAACTCGAAAAGGCCCGCGACGCCGTTCACCCGGACGAAATTTTGTTCGTGGCCGACGCCATGATCGGTCAGGAAGCGGTGAACGTCGCCGAAACCTTCTGGCAACGCCTCTCGTTTACCGGCGTTTGCCTTTCGAAGATGGACGGTGACACCCGCGGCGGTGCGGCGCTTAGCATCAAGAAGATGACGGGCGTGCCTATTTGCTTTATCGGTGTCGGCGAAAAGCTCCCCGAAATTGAACTGTTCCACCCCGACCGCATGGCCAGCCGAATTCTCGGCATGGGCGACGTGGTTAGCCTCGTGGAAAAGGCGCAGCAGGTTATCGACGAAAAAGACGCGAAGGACCTGAAGAAGAAGATTCTCAACAACACCTTCGACCTGAACGACTTCTTGAACCAGCTGCGCACCATCAAGAAACTCGGCCGCATCAAGGACATCCTGAGCCTGATTCCGGGCCTGAACAAGCTCCCCATCGACCAGATTGACGAAAAGGAACTGGTTTACGTGGAAGCCGTACTCAGCTCCATGACCCCGAAAGAACGCAAGAAGCCGCAGATTCTGGACGGTAGCCGTAAGGCACGCGTAGCCAAGGGTTCCGGTACCGAAATCGGTCGCGTGAACGCCGTAATCAAGCAGTACGAGACCATGAAGGAAATGTTCAAGAAGGTGGGCGACATGGCCCGCAAGCAGAACAACGGTGGCCAGGTGGGAAGCAACTACACCCCGCCTAAGGACAAGAAGAAAAAGAAGAAGAAATAG
- a CDS encoding CvpA family protein: protein MNAIDIVSLVLILFFMLIGIWHGFLRGIFRLLAWAAAIGGAYFVNSHFSQTISETLQTSAFSTTLVCICIGFIIPFLTLLFISHMVNKAITGTAAGKVDRVLGGIFGVLKALLICFVLLTILHMLPFGGVVEETRNDSIAYAAYKGSLEAMGYSSEPVDLVGVAERKATEFTKNMADKATEKATEVAKEAAEKATEKAAEAASNIVKEATDKALDAAQDAVQESVDKMQDKE, encoded by the coding sequence ATGAACGCTATTGACATCGTAAGCCTCGTCCTCATCCTCTTTTTCATGCTCATAGGAATATGGCACGGTTTTCTGCGTGGCATTTTCCGCCTGCTCGCCTGGGCGGCAGCCATTGGGGGCGCTTATTTTGTAAACAGCCATTTTTCGCAAACGATTTCTGAAACACTCCAAACCAGCGCATTTTCGACAACGCTCGTCTGCATTTGCATCGGTTTTATCATTCCCTTCTTGACCTTACTTTTTATAAGTCACATGGTCAACAAGGCCATTACGGGAACCGCAGCAGGCAAGGTCGACCGCGTTCTCGGAGGCATTTTCGGCGTACTCAAGGCATTGCTTATTTGCTTTGTGCTGCTCACCATTTTGCACATGCTCCCCTTTGGTGGTGTTGTCGAAGAAACCCGCAACGATTCTATTGCCTACGCCGCCTATAAAGGAAGCCTAGAAGCAATGGGTTATTCTTCGGAACCAGTCGACTTAGTGGGAGTCGCCGAACGAAAAGCAACGGAATTCACCAAGAACATGGCAGACAAGGCCACTGAAAAAGCGACAGAAGTCGCAAAGGAAGCCGCCGAGAAAGCAACCGAAAAGGCTGCAGAAGCGGCAAGCAACATTGTGAAAGAAGCTACAGACAAGGCGCTTGATGCGGCACAGGATGCAGTCCAGGAATCTGTCGACAAAATGCAAGATAAAGAATAG
- a CDS encoding bifunctional diguanylate cyclase/phosphodiesterase, with the protein MRLFDEKRFLRLLLIIASIFFAAFIPEILSNRAYILWAIPYILADMFLVVVAVLYRFPIIGNRKRMSDDVNIAPPPTAAVPIRDFKQDLVEKDEIFQMMVDISSNGFWTFDVVTGKVYWSNKALKMLMADMNQADDSFMVLQESIVESDWNHFKELLNEALGTGEKFSCDVSLIRSRSRENHLVISGHVQLNSDGHPIRVIGALNEYSDKQANERQSYYYAYQDALTGVYNRKFFLEKLKINVDLALQRPDYLFAVALLDIDRFGAINTSYSVSVGDSVLRIVADRIKSQSRSGDTIARIGPDVFAIILHDIQSSAGDSDVKAIVRRIHNAVKQPIQLDSGELYIGVSMVVSLNREVDCVEDMLANVTASLREMKKGVNHGGIQFSCGGIREKAMKLYKLEFEIRKAIQAQQFVMFYQPIVDIANGNRIVAFESLVRWNQAENGFISPAEFIPIAEETGLIIPLGAQILYMACSQAKKWVDEGFTDIQVAVNFSAKQFAKDGLIDDIRQVLLQTKLNPKNLKLEITEYTAMCEAEKTVEIMKALSGMGIQISIDDFGTGYSSLSYLKRFPVHTLKMDKSFIDHMTDDEEDASFARMVVGIARTLNLDLIAEGVETEAQLEFLKQEGCRLIQGYYFSKPLAPADARAYLEKHYAPKAELASVQ; encoded by the coding sequence ATGCGATTATTTGACGAAAAGAGATTTCTCCGACTACTGCTGATTATTGCTAGCATTTTCTTTGCTGCTTTTATTCCAGAAATTTTATCGAATCGGGCGTATATCCTTTGGGCGATCCCCTATATTCTTGCCGATATGTTCCTGGTGGTGGTGGCGGTTTTGTACCGTTTCCCGATTATAGGGAACCGAAAGCGCATGAGTGATGACGTGAATATCGCCCCGCCGCCGACCGCCGCGGTTCCCATTCGCGATTTCAAGCAGGACCTTGTCGAAAAAGATGAAATTTTCCAGATGATGGTCGATATTTCGTCGAACGGTTTCTGGACCTTTGACGTGGTGACGGGGAAGGTCTACTGGTCCAACAAGGCACTCAAGATGCTGATGGCGGATATGAACCAGGCTGACGATTCCTTTATGGTTCTGCAAGAAAGTATTGTCGAAAGCGACTGGAACCATTTCAAGGAACTCCTTAACGAGGCGCTTGGTACGGGCGAAAAATTCAGCTGCGATGTGTCGCTAATCAGGAGCCGTTCCCGTGAAAATCATCTGGTGATTTCGGGACATGTGCAGCTCAATAGCGACGGTCATCCGATTCGTGTCATTGGCGCACTCAATGAGTATTCCGATAAGCAGGCTAACGAAAGGCAAAGCTACTATTACGCCTACCAGGATGCGCTTACCGGAGTCTATAACCGCAAATTCTTCCTTGAAAAACTGAAAATCAATGTCGACTTGGCCCTGCAGCGCCCTGACTATCTGTTTGCCGTTGCCCTCCTCGATATCGACCGCTTTGGCGCAATCAATACTTCTTACTCGGTGAGCGTGGGCGACAGTGTCTTGCGTATTGTGGCGGACCGTATCAAGTCGCAGAGCCGTTCTGGCGATACAATTGCGCGCATTGGTCCCGACGTTTTTGCCATTATCTTGCACGACATCCAGTCTTCTGCTGGCGATAGCGATGTAAAGGCGATTGTCCGCCGCATTCACAATGCGGTTAAGCAGCCGATTCAGCTGGATTCGGGCGAACTTTACATTGGCGTGTCGATGGTTGTTTCTCTGAACCGTGAAGTCGATTGCGTCGAAGATATGCTCGCGAATGTGACGGCAAGTCTCCGCGAAATGAAAAAGGGCGTAAATCACGGAGGCATCCAGTTCTCTTGTGGCGGTATCCGCGAAAAGGCGATGAAGCTTTACAAGCTGGAATTTGAAATCCGTAAGGCTATTCAGGCTCAGCAGTTTGTGATGTTCTACCAGCCGATTGTAGACATTGCGAACGGAAATCGGATTGTGGCTTTTGAATCGCTAGTGCGTTGGAATCAGGCCGAAAATGGCTTTATTTCTCCGGCTGAATTTATTCCCATTGCCGAAGAAACCGGCCTTATTATTCCCCTTGGAGCGCAGATTCTTTATATGGCATGCTCCCAGGCTAAAAAGTGGGTAGACGAAGGCTTCACGGACATCCAGGTGGCGGTTAATTTTTCGGCGAAGCAGTTTGCGAAGGACGGCTTGATCGATGACATTCGCCAGGTGCTTTTGCAAACAAAGCTCAATCCCAAGAATTTGAAGCTTGAAATCACCGAATATACCGCCATGTGCGAGGCCGAAAAGACAGTCGAAATCATGAAGGCGCTTTCGGGAATGGGCATCCAGATTTCAATCGACGACTTTGGAACGGGTTATAGCTCGCTTTCGTACTTGAAGCGTTTCCCGGTGCATACGCTCAAGATGGACAAGTCCTTTATCGACCATATGACCGATGACGAAGAAGATGCCTCTTTTGCCCGTATGGTGGTGGGAATCGCCCGTACGTTGAATCTGGACTTGATTGCGGAAGGCGTCGAAACGGAAGCTCAGCTCGAATTCCTGAAACAGGAAGGCTGCCGCTTGATTCAGGGATATTATTTCAGCAAGCCGCTTGCCCCTGCCGATGCGCGCGCTTACCTCGAAAAGCATTACGCCCCCAAGGCGGAACTTGCGTCTGTACAATAG
- a CDS encoding peptidylprolyl isomerase produces MLTWINEKAKWIIVIFAAGIVVGLLAMDRVPNQGHSYPVGIVNDKKITYAEFDSRIKNIVQNQYQGQHLEDEQYNQLRTEVFRSFVRQILLNEQFENAELSASVAELESEFSRNPDAVRARLVQEAQRRLYMIQQQATSQEDLMQRSQAYIASLPKFLTDSTFNKDEYDAWLKTPEAFRWGVMLQFEEDLKVNTIPMRQLQMLVGASVHPTTLEANWTVNRRLADYELQVAVASNADFKVEDNSVDSVMVAGYFNAHRDSFFVKKDMAQFEFAYLPVEATAGDDARIREYAMTLYYQLTDSSSTTTFEDMARISSEDQGTAEKGGILSENYVGRGVYVKEFEDVAFKLDSGAVSEPVRTRFGYHIIKSYGKSKDSTGADLVKVGHILLIVNASSETIDSLEGILNKVKASVDAGKSFADAAKEQNLDTHTSNWISRGENIDGVGYLKGLAAYAWPNENLPDEASKVSPIMKNNKWVVVALKSKDLKAGERSLDLYFDSIKSTLLRNKSAAAAESYLSSVADKVKALPADSAADSATVAANKIEKVNVEKVTASVDGYVPGFGYGNAHLAKVLENAKEGEWTAPVATDNGAVMVKVLSKKVPDEEAVTAAAKTEKANSSSYVAMSLFNEFVNNLENSTAVESNLDLYYRD; encoded by the coding sequence ATGTTAACGTGGATTAATGAAAAAGCCAAGTGGATTATCGTTATCTTTGCCGCGGGTATCGTGGTGGGCCTTCTGGCCATGGACCGTGTGCCCAACCAGGGACACAGCTATCCGGTCGGTATTGTGAACGATAAGAAGATTACTTATGCCGAATTCGACTCCCGAATCAAGAATATCGTGCAGAACCAGTACCAGGGACAGCATCTCGAAGACGAACAGTACAATCAGCTGCGTACCGAAGTGTTCCGTAGCTTTGTTCGCCAGATTCTCTTGAATGAACAGTTCGAAAATGCCGAACTGAGCGCCTCGGTGGCCGAACTTGAATCTGAATTCAGCCGCAATCCCGATGCTGTTCGCGCCCGCCTGGTGCAGGAAGCCCAGCGTCGCCTGTACATGATTCAGCAGCAGGCTACTAGCCAGGAAGACCTGATGCAGCGTTCTCAGGCCTACATTGCAAGCCTTCCGAAGTTCCTGACCGATTCTACCTTCAACAAGGACGAATATGACGCTTGGCTCAAGACTCCCGAAGCTTTCCGCTGGGGCGTGATGCTTCAGTTCGAAGAAGACCTGAAGGTGAACACCATTCCGATGCGCCAACTGCAGATGCTGGTCGGGGCTTCGGTGCATCCGACGACTCTCGAAGCGAACTGGACGGTCAACCGTCGTTTGGCTGACTACGAACTGCAGGTGGCGGTTGCCTCTAACGCTGACTTCAAGGTCGAAGACAATTCCGTGGATAGCGTGATGGTGGCCGGCTACTTCAATGCCCACCGTGACAGCTTCTTTGTGAAGAAGGATATGGCTCAGTTTGAATTCGCTTACCTTCCGGTCGAAGCTACCGCCGGTGACGATGCCCGTATCCGCGAATACGCCATGACGCTTTACTACCAGCTGACCGACTCTTCTTCGACCACGACGTTCGAAGACATGGCCCGCATTTCTTCTGAAGACCAGGGTACGGCCGAAAAGGGTGGTATCTTGAGCGAAAACTACGTGGGTCGTGGCGTGTATGTGAAGGAATTCGAAGATGTCGCCTTCAAGCTTGATTCCGGTGCCGTGTCTGAACCGGTTCGTACCCGTTTCGGCTACCACATTATTAAGAGCTACGGCAAGTCCAAGGATTCTACGGGCGCAGACCTCGTGAAGGTTGGCCACATCCTCTTGATCGTGAACGCCTCTTCTGAAACGATCGACAGCCTCGAAGGCATCCTGAACAAGGTGAAGGCTTCTGTCGATGCCGGCAAGAGCTTTGCCGATGCCGCCAAGGAACAGAACCTCGATACCCATACTTCGAACTGGATTTCCCGTGGCGAAAATATCGATGGTGTCGGCTACCTCAAGGGTCTTGCCGCATACGCCTGGCCGAACGAAAACCTTCCGGACGAAGCCAGCAAGGTTTCTCCGATCATGAAGAACAACAAGTGGGTTGTCGTTGCACTCAAGTCCAAGGATCTTAAGGCCGGTGAACGTAGCCTTGACCTGTATTTCGATAGCATCAAGTCCACGCTTCTCCGCAACAAGTCTGCTGCCGCTGCCGAAAGCTACCTGAGCTCCGTTGCTGATAAGGTGAAGGCCTTGCCGGCTGATAGCGCTGCCGATTCTGCTACGGTTGCCGCAAACAAGATTGAAAAGGTGAACGTCGAAAAGGTGACCGCCTCTGTTGACGGTTACGTTCCTGGCTTTGGCTACGGCAACGCTCATCTTGCCAAGGTTCTTGAAAACGCCAAGGAAGGTGAATGGACTGCTCCGGTCGCAACCGATAACGGTGCCGTGATGGTGAAGGTGCTTTCGAAGAAGGTTCCTGACGAAGAAGCCGTGACTGCCGCTGCCAAGACCGAAAAGGCCAATAGCTCCAGCTATGTTGCCATGAGCCTGTTCAACGAATTTGTGAACAACCTCGAAAATTCGACGGCTGTCGAAAGCAACCTCGATCTCTACTACAGAGACTAA
- a CDS encoding serine/threonine-protein kinase: MPEAKNTKPAKIGGYTPTQELGSGAMGHLWLCHDKSLDRMVVVKQMQQDIEDNDVNIRRFMQEGNILAHLNHPAITKPYALWKEKDGKLSLSMEFVHGLTLRQILDKVKQPPLWVVLAILHEILCALGEAHRKGIVHRDLKPANIMVDNDGRIHLLDFGIAHTENPLKFNKGEDAERLTQTGAILGTVTYMSPEQTIGEEATPASDLFAVGIIACELLMGQNLFRGENFSDTIQRIQKLRVTEKAFDKELPQRLKKLITKMLNKDPRKRPLTAFDAAEEISIVMRNYPRDMVPYMATWIYAIKDSIKQKTDSIDDTLYMTPPTYPTHIKRYLMQGAAAGIGLGALICFLLTHFL, from the coding sequence ATGCCCGAAGCGAAGAATACAAAGCCCGCTAAGATTGGCGGATACACGCCGACGCAGGAACTGGGTTCCGGCGCTATGGGGCATTTATGGCTCTGCCATGACAAATCGCTAGACCGTATGGTAGTCGTGAAGCAGATGCAGCAGGACATCGAAGATAACGATGTGAACATTCGCCGTTTTATGCAAGAAGGCAATATCCTTGCGCACCTGAACCACCCAGCCATCACCAAGCCGTACGCCCTGTGGAAAGAAAAAGACGGCAAGCTTTCGCTCTCGATGGAATTTGTTCATGGGCTTACGCTTCGCCAGATTCTTGACAAAGTAAAGCAACCTCCGCTGTGGGTTGTTCTCGCCATTTTGCACGAAATTCTTTGTGCCCTGGGCGAAGCGCACCGCAAAGGGATTGTTCACCGCGACCTGAAGCCCGCAAATATCATGGTCGATAACGACGGACGGATTCATCTGCTCGATTTCGGCATCGCCCATACGGAAAACCCACTCAAGTTTAACAAGGGCGAAGACGCCGAACGTCTGACTCAAACGGGGGCGATTCTCGGAACCGTCACCTACATGAGTCCGGAACAAACCATTGGCGAAGAGGCCACACCGGCGTCAGACCTGTTTGCCGTTGGCATTATCGCCTGCGAACTGCTGATGGGCCAGAACCTTTTCCGAGGCGAGAATTTCAGCGACACCATTCAACGCATCCAGAAACTTCGCGTGACAGAAAAGGCGTTTGACAAGGAGCTTCCGCAACGGTTGAAGAAGCTGATTACAAAAATGCTGAACAAGGATCCGCGCAAAAGGCCCCTGACCGCCTTCGATGCGGCAGAAGAAATTTCCATTGTGATGCGAAATTATCCGCGCGACATGGTCCCTTACATGGCAACCTGGATTTATGCCATCAAGGATTCTATAAAGCAAAAGACTGACTCGATTGACGACACGCTTTATATGACACCGCCCACATACCCCACCCACATCAAACGCTACCTAATGCAGGGAGCAGCCGCAGGGATTGGACTTGGTGCCTTAATCTGTTTTTTATTGACTCATTTTTTATAA
- the nadB gene encoding L-aspartate oxidase — MYDILVLGAGISGLSAALHAAEKGLSVVILTKGAKPDGSSNYAQGGIATVTEKTDKFEFHIADTLEAGAGLCKKEPVNILTKSGPATIRQLVKWGVQFTPSPADQTQFDLHLEGGHSHHRILHAADLTGKEIMRALLAELHKHENIHYIENCYIKDLICKGEGKEKRCIGAKIIHQKTGLVENLYAKASILSTGGAGRIWQYTVCPHDSCGDGMAIAARAGAALQDIEFMQFHPTSLYAPSLKKPFLISEAVRGFGGILKNYKGEEFMNQVHPLHSLAPRDIVARAIHSEMQRLGKPNMFIDLSGRTPKDIKSHFPHIYAKCLDAGIDITKEWIPVVPAAHYMCGGVLVDTWSRTEIKGLYACGEVAATGVHGANRLASNSLLESVVYAIRAVDNITGSGLLKEKITETKSSKKEKVSFTKSAYWRKRKKILQDMMWTHCGIVRTVAGLNQGLKVIEELEKDIDEAIKNKETENFYFIEFLNALQVSKMILTAALHRKESRGLHYILDYPNLDPKTKHHTIYLDGLK, encoded by the coding sequence ATGTACGACATTTTGGTTTTGGGCGCAGGCATTTCTGGCTTGAGTGCAGCCCTTCACGCGGCAGAAAAAGGCCTTTCGGTAGTCATCCTCACCAAGGGAGCAAAACCGGACGGTTCATCGAACTACGCGCAAGGGGGAATCGCCACCGTTACCGAAAAGACAGACAAATTTGAATTCCACATTGCAGATACGCTCGAAGCGGGTGCAGGCCTTTGCAAAAAAGAACCCGTAAACATCCTTACCAAAAGCGGCCCGGCCACTATCCGCCAGCTCGTGAAATGGGGCGTACAGTTTACCCCCTCGCCCGCCGACCAGACGCAATTCGACCTTCACCTGGAAGGAGGCCACAGCCATCACCGCATTCTGCATGCGGCAGACCTCACCGGTAAAGAAATCATGCGCGCCCTCCTTGCAGAGCTCCACAAGCATGAAAACATCCACTATATCGAGAACTGCTATATCAAGGACCTGATTTGCAAGGGTGAAGGCAAGGAAAAACGTTGCATCGGTGCAAAGATAATTCACCAGAAGACGGGACTTGTCGAAAACCTCTACGCCAAGGCCTCTATTCTTTCTACTGGCGGTGCCGGTCGAATTTGGCAATACACTGTTTGCCCCCACGACAGCTGTGGCGATGGCATGGCGATTGCGGCACGTGCTGGAGCAGCTCTCCAGGACATCGAATTCATGCAGTTCCACCCCACGAGCCTCTATGCTCCTAGCCTCAAGAAACCGTTCCTGATTTCGGAAGCGGTTCGCGGCTTTGGCGGCATCCTTAAGAATTACAAGGGTGAAGAATTCATGAACCAGGTGCATCCGCTCCATTCGCTCGCCCCGCGCGACATTGTTGCTCGCGCCATTCACAGCGAAATGCAGCGCCTCGGCAAGCCGAACATGTTTATCGACCTTTCGGGCCGCACCCCGAAAGACATCAAGAGCCACTTTCCGCACATTTACGCAAAGTGCCTCGATGCTGGCATCGACATCACGAAGGAATGGATTCCGGTGGTGCCGGCGGCGCACTACATGTGCGGAGGCGTTTTGGTAGACACATGGTCCCGCACCGAAATCAAGGGACTTTACGCCTGCGGTGAAGTTGCTGCCACAGGTGTCCACGGAGCAAACCGACTCGCCTCGAACTCGCTTCTCGAAAGCGTCGTTTACGCTATCCGTGCAGTCGACAACATTACCGGAAGCGGGCTCTTAAAAGAAAAGATTACCGAAACAAAGTCCAGCAAGAAAGAAAAGGTTTCGTTCACGAAGTCCGCCTACTGGCGCAAGCGCAAGAAGATTCTGCAGGACATGATGTGGACTCACTGCGGAATCGTGCGCACGGTAGCAGGCCTCAACCAGGGACTCAAGGTTATCGAGGAACTTGAAAAGGATATCGACGAAGCTATCAAGAACAAGGAAACCGAGAACTTCTACTTCATCGAATTCCTGAACGCCCTCCAGGTTTCCAAGATGATTCTGACAGCAGCGCTCCACCGCAAGGAATCTCGCGGGCTGCACTACATTCTGGACTACCCGAATCTGGACCCCAAGACGAAGCACCATACAATCTATTTGGACGGGTTGAAATAA
- a CDS encoding peptidase-C39 like family protein — protein MDIKILQQPDDVTCGPTSLQAVYNHLGYKISLKQLISEIEFLEDGGTLGVFLGIDALKRGFKVTIHSYNLTLLDPTWSELSMPELKAKLELLHKAKHAPKLRKAIEAYIRFIDLGGTVAFSDLRVAMFEKYFKKGVPVLCGLSATYLYRSMREFTGADDKSVFDDIHGEPMGHFVVVYGIDDKKQFLVADPDGTNPLHKTPYYKVDKFRLLHSILLGVMTYDGNVLVIENKK, from the coding sequence ATGGACATCAAGATTCTACAGCAGCCCGACGACGTTACCTGCGGGCCGACTAGCCTCCAGGCGGTCTACAACCACCTCGGCTACAAGATTTCTCTAAAGCAACTGATTTCTGAAATTGAATTTTTGGAAGACGGCGGAACGCTGGGCGTTTTCCTCGGAATCGACGCGCTCAAACGTGGATTCAAGGTGACTATTCATTCGTATAACCTGACGCTTTTGGACCCCACCTGGAGCGAGCTTTCCATGCCGGAACTGAAGGCTAAGCTTGAACTTTTGCACAAGGCGAAGCACGCCCCCAAGCTCCGCAAGGCTATTGAGGCATACATCCGCTTTATCGACTTGGGCGGAACCGTGGCATTTTCTGACCTGCGTGTAGCCATGTTCGAAAAGTACTTCAAGAAAGGCGTGCCCGTTCTGTGCGGACTTTCGGCAACCTACCTGTACCGCAGCATGCGCGAATTCACCGGAGCCGATGACAAGTCCGTCTTCGACGACATTCACGGCGAACCCATGGGGCACTTCGTGGTCGTTTACGGCATTGACGACAAGAAACAGTTCTTGGTCGCCGACCCCGACGGCACCAACCCCCTCCACAAGACTCCTTACTACAAGGTGGACAAGTTCCGCCTGCTCCACAGCATCTTGCTTGGCGTCATGACCTACGACGGCAACGTGCTTGTTATAGAGAATAAGAAATAG
- a CDS encoding peptide chain release factor 3 — translation MNSEIEKRRTFAIVSHPDAGKTTITEKFLWYGNVIREAGHVRAKANRSYTVSDWMKIEQQRGISVSSSVLNFPFEGCMFNLVDTPGHQDFCEDTYRALTAVDAALVLIDSVNGVEKQTIKLMDVCRMRHTPIITFINKMDLDGRHVLDLLDEIESILKIKVAPFTLPIGVGKLFKGVYSIAENTFHTFNKEEGHQEIIQMEGPDDPRLVEMCGENWVAQFKEEYEMVTGAMDPFDHEKFLKGEMCPVFFGSAVNNFGVRQLLNAFAKLAPPPMVRETDKRPVSPDENAFSAFVFKIQANMDPKHRDRTAFLRICSGSFTRGEKVYHVRTGREIRLAAPTAFLAKDKEVIDHAWAGDIVGINDPGLFRIGDTLTDGEKINFTGIPDFAPEHFARVTLLNPLKSKQMAKGLAELSEEGATQLYEPLKSAIPVIGVVGELQFDVLKFRLQSEYGADVSLDRVPAHGIRWVSGPEKDVAKFAEEYAMDCMMDKERNLVCLFPNEYRLNLAIKNYENLTFAATSQG, via the coding sequence ATGAATTCCGAAATCGAAAAACGCCGCACTTTTGCTATTGTCAGCCACCCTGACGCGGGTAAGACCACCATCACCGAAAAGTTCCTGTGGTACGGAAACGTGATTCGCGAAGCGGGCCACGTGCGCGCCAAGGCAAACCGCAGCTACACGGTAAGTGACTGGATGAAGATTGAACAGCAGCGTGGTATTTCGGTTTCGAGTTCCGTGCTGAATTTCCCGTTCGAAGGTTGCATGTTCAACTTGGTCGATACCCCGGGGCACCAGGACTTCTGCGAAGATACCTACCGCGCCCTCACCGCCGTGGATGCCGCCCTTGTGCTGATCGATAGCGTGAACGGTGTAGAAAAGCAGACTATCAAGCTCATGGATGTGTGCCGCATGCGCCATACGCCCATCATCACGTTCATCAACAAGATGGACTTGGATGGCCGCCACGTGCTTGACCTGCTCGACGAAATTGAAAGCATCCTGAAAATCAAGGTCGCCCCCTTTACGCTCCCCATTGGCGTGGGTAAGCTGTTCAAGGGCGTGTATTCCATTGCCGAAAACACCTTCCACACCTTCAATAAAGAAGAAGGCCATCAGGAAATCATCCAGATGGAAGGCCCGGACGATCCGCGCCTTGTGGAAATGTGCGGCGAAAACTGGGTTGCTCAGTTCAAGGAAGAATACGAGATGGTGACCGGTGCCATGGATCCGTTCGACCACGAAAAGTTCCTGAAGGGCGAAATGTGCCCCGTGTTCTTTGGTTCTGCGGTGAACAACTTCGGTGTGCGTCAGCTGTTGAACGCTTTTGCAAAGCTTGCGCCGCCTCCGATGGTGCGTGAAACTGACAAGCGCCCGGTGAGCCCCGACGAAAACGCCTTCAGCGCCTTCGTGTTCAAGATTCAGGCGAACATGGACCCCAAGCACCGCGACCGTACTGCATTCCTGCGCATTTGTTCGGGCAGCTTTACACGTGGCGAAAAGGTTTACCACGTGCGCACGGGCCGCGAAATTCGCCTGGCAGCTCCGACGGCATTCCTCGCGAAAGACAAGGAAGTCATCGACCACGCCTGGGCGGGCGATATCGTGGGTATTAACGACCCGGGACTGTTCCGCATTGGCGATACGTTGACTGACGGCGAAAAAATCAACTTTACCGGCATTCCGGATTTTGCTCCGGAACACTTCGCCCGCGTAACGCTCCTGAACCCGCTTAAGTCTAAGCAGATGGCGAAGGGCCTTGCCGAACTGAGCGAAGAAGGCGCAACCCAGCTGTACGAACCGCTCAAGTCCGCTATTCCTGTGATTGGCGTGGTGGGCGAGTTGCAGTTTGACGTGCTCAAGTTCCGCCTGCAGAGTGAATACGGTGCCGACGTGTCGCTGGACCGCGTGCCCGCTCACGGAATCCGCTGGGTGTCTGGCCCCGAAAAGGATGTCGCCAAGTTCGCCGAAGAATACGCGATGGACTGCATGATGGACAAGGAACGCAACCTCGTTTGCCTGTTCCCGAATGAATACCGTCTAAACCTTGCCATCAAGAATTACGAGAACCTGACCTTCGCCGCTACCTCGCAAGGGTAG